The stretch of DNA AGGTGAATCGCATCAAGTAATTCACAGCCTTACCCTATATTCAGGTGCCGAGACAACGGCAATTCAATCTGTTTGAAAGATTCAAAACCACTGAAGTTGGATCTTTCAAGCAGATTCCTTTTATTTTGACTAGCGCTTAAGAACTGTTCTAGAACCCAGCTTACTCCGCAAGATCAGGCGATCGCTAGATGTATAAAGTACCTGAACGCACTAATTTTATAATAGGAAGTTTGCCTGGAACGGAGAACGAATTTGGATCTTGAAACAGTCCTAGAGTCTACGTCCGATGCAATTACGGTACTAGACAGAGATTGGAACTATATATCTGTCTAGTACAGTGCGGAGCTATTGCTGCGACGTAAGCAAGCCGAGTTGCTAGGGCGTTCTGTGTGGGAGGTGTTTCCTGAATTACTCAACACGCCAGCGGAAGCGCAACTACGACAAGCAGCGGCAGGGGGCATTGTTGTCAAATTTGAGCTATTTCTGCCCGGACTCTATGCGTGGCACGAAGTTTGGGCGGTGCCTAGCTCGTTGTAGCTGCTCAGCTTCCTCAATGGCTCTGGCCATGCCACCTTGAGCAATCCGTTCGACATAGTTAATTTTGATTTCTTCTAGCAAATCAACAAGTAAAGCTTGAATTGCTTGCAGGTTATAAGTTTTTTGTAATTCCTGCTCTAAAACATTGCGAAAGTTTTGAGTTAAACGAGCTGTAATTTCTGCGCCGACAGGATCTGCCAACATCCCGGTTAAGCTGTTGTAGACCGATTGAGACAATGTTTTTGCTAGATTTTCGGCAATTTGAGCTGGCAACCCATTTAAACCGGGCAGCATTTGTAGCTGTTGGTAGAGGGGAGCTTGGCTGAGGGTGCTAGTAATGCCATGTCGAAGCAGCTCTTCTACGTTGGGCTGGACTTGTGGCAATACATCATAGACGCTGACCTGGATCAGGCGGGTCGCGATCGCTGTTACCTCATCCTGATGATTGACCTGCACATAGGGATGACGGCTTTCTGGATGCAATAACCAACGGGCCAAATCTCCCTGCTGAATGGTGTCTTGGACTTGATCAATCACCTGAATCCCTACCATTTCGGTTAGCTCTTGAGCAAAACTAACGGCAAAATCATGATTGAGTTGGGCGCGTAGTGGCTCCAGATTAAACAGCCTAGATTCGTAGAGCCGAATGGTCACAGGAACGACACGCAACCAGCGCCAGAAGGGTAGCAGCAGAAGCAAGTCATACCAACGCCGCAGGATGGCCTCTAGCCAAGTGAGGTCCGGACGGCGACGACTTGTGCGATAAGTCCGAACTAGAAAATCGATCGCAAAGAGCGCGATAAACGGTAAGTCCAAAAGCCAGAAGCGATCGACGAGTAAGCCGTAGCGATCGCTGTCTCGATAGTAGTTCGCCGCAATCAACGGACGAAGATTGGTGTTAAAAAAATCTGCTTCTGTCTGCCAGCTAGCCTGAGACAGGTAAGGAGCGCTCCAAAAGGTAGCAAACCCATCTCTCGCCATTTGTTCGCCTGTGCGATCGCGGACTTCTTGTTTAATCTTGGCTAATACATAAGGTTTGTTGGCCTCCTCAAACGGATTATCTTGGCTCATCTGTTGACTGAGTTGGCGCAGTTCTGCCAAGAAGGCTTCTGTTTCTAGAGACTGTAACCCTGTCTCGGAAATCTGCTGATTCAGGCGATCGACCTGATTGAGATAATGTTGCGTTTCGGGATGGGGTTGAATGGCTTTGACTGGGTCATAGGCTTGAGTCAAGCTCGGGAGAACTTGCAGGTAAGCGTCTCGCCAGTGTAGGTAGCTCAGGTCAAACATGACCAGTACTAAATTCAACAGGGCAATCAGCGCCAAGAGACGTTGCCACCAATGGGGACGGCGAGCCAAGGAAGGGTGAGATGGAGCCATGAATCAGCGATGAAGATAGGAGCCGAGATGGAGTGAGATATCATCTCTAGTAGTTTGCTGCGGTGTCACCGAACGATTTTGAATCCAGGCAAACAGCGCCGCAGCGGCCACTAGAATGGTACCAATACCAACGACCAGTTGGAGCATGATGCTGTAACGCATAGCAGTTTAAACCAGGTTGAAGTGTTCCATGTGAATGTTGGTGATCGGAACTCCTAAATCGTGCAGAGCCACTTCAACTTGATCCATCATCTTAGGCACCGCACAGATGAAATATTGCCGACTCCCCCGATTAGTTGGGATATAGCGTTCTAGGAGATCGGCATCGACATAACCTGTTTCGCCTGTCCACTCTTCTGGGGCTTTGCGGAGAACATGCACAACCGTCAAGTCAAGTTTGGCTTTCAAGTCTTCTAGGGTTTCTCGATAGGTCACCTCTTCCCAAGAGCGACTGGCATAAATCAGCAAAAATGGACGCTCATCTTGGCGCTCAGCGGCTGTCAGCAACATACTGAGCATGGGGGTAATACCAATGCCCCCTGCAATCAGCACAAACCCGGCGGCATCCCAGTA from Trichocoleus desertorum ATA4-8-CV12 encodes:
- a CDS encoding PAS domain-containing protein, with translation MLRRKQAELLGRSVWEVFPELLNTPAEAQLRQAAAGGIVVKFELFLPGLYAWHEVWAVPSSL